Genomic window (Vigna unguiculata cultivar IT97K-499-35 chromosome 10, ASM411807v1, whole genome shotgun sequence):
atcaagctacatggagtaccttctagtataatttctgatagagaccctcgtttcacatctagattttgggatagcttacaaaaagctttgggaacaaaagttaggcttagttcagcttatcaccctcaaactgatggacaatcagaaaggactatccaatctttagaagacttgttgagagcctgtgttttagaacaaactgaaagttgggagaaatttttaccacttatagagttcacctataataacagtttccactcaagcataggaatggctccatatgaggctCTATATGGGAGAAGGTGTAGAACCCCGTTGTGTTGGTATGAGAATGGAAATTCCTTAGTTTTGGGTCCAGAGGTAATTCAACAAGCAactgataaaattaaaataatcagggaaaagatgaaaacttctCAAGATAGGCAGAAAAGTTACTATGACAAACGAAGAAAACCCcttgagtttgaagaaggagatcatgttttcttgaaagttaCGCCTGTAACTGGGGTTGGTAGAGCTCTCAAATCTAGAAAACTTACACCCAAATTCATAGGTCCTTATCAAAttcttaaaagaattggttCTGTCGCATACCAAATTACTTTACCTCCAAACCTTTCAAAACTTCacaatgtttttcatgtgtctcaacttcgtaa
Coding sequences:
- the LOC114166940 gene encoding uncharacterized protein LOC114166940 — encoded protein: MAPYEALYGRRCRTPLCWYENGNSLVLGPEVIQQATDKIKIIREKMKTSQDRQKSYYDKRRKPLEFEEGDHVFLKVTPVTGVGRALKSRKLTPKFIGPYQILKRIGSVAYQITLPPNLSKLHNVFHVSQLRKYIHDPFHMIEPDIVQIRENLTYDVLPVRIGDRRIKQLRGKDIPLVKVLWSQQDEGDATWELESNMREMYPHLFTTM